In the genome of Streptomyces aquilus, the window TGCGTTGTGCGGGAACGGTGTGGAGGAAACGCTGGCATTCGCCACCGGTGCCTTGCGGGTAGCCATAAAACTGGCGGCCGACGTGGTGTGGCGGTGATCGCATGCCAGCAGGAGTCACTGGTCTGAAGTGTTGTGAAGGGATCGACCAGACGGCTGTCGTTGATGCCTGTCACAAGCGACGGAACAGGGCGGCAAGGGCTTGCCCACCACCAATGCACAGTGTGACGACGCCGAGTTCGAGGTCGCGGCGAACCAGATCCTGCGCAATCCGCAAGGTCAAGATCGCACCGGTGGCTCCGACCGGATGGCCGAGCGCGATGGCACCGCCATAGGGGTTGACTCGTGCGGGATCGAGCTTCGCGTCGCGTATGCAGGCGACAGCTTGCGCTGCGAAGGCCTCATTGACCTCGAACACATCGATGTCAGAGGGTGTTGTGCCGGTCTTCTTGAACAGCTTGCGCAGCGCCAGAACGGGGGCGTAGCCCATCAGTTCGGGTTCCAGTGCCGCCGCCGCGACGGCTTCCAGTGCAACCAGTGGGCTGAGCCCGCGTGTGATCGCTGCACTTTCACGGGCGACCACCAGCGCGGCGGCGCCATCGTTGATGCCTGAAGAATTGCCCGCAGTGACGGTGCCGCCGGCACGAAAAGCCGGCCGGAGCGTGCGAAGGGTCGCGAGAGACGTTCCGGGCCTGGGGTGCTCGTCCTGGTTGACGATCTGTGTCCTGCGGCCTGTGATCTCGACGGGAACGATCTCGTCGGCGAAGACACCGCTCGCTGAGGCGGCGGCGCATCGGCTCTGCGACTCGACGGCGAACTCGTCTTGCTCCTGCCGTGACACGTTGTACTTCTCGGCTACGTTTTCGGCGGTGATTCCCATGGGGATGTTGTGAAAGGGGTCGGTCAGCATCATGAGCGTGCCGTCGGCGAGCTCGCGGTGTCTCAGCCGGTAGCCGCTGCGGGCGCCGAAGTCGTAGAACGGCATGCGCGACATCGACTCGTCCCCGCCGGCGAGCGCGATCTCGGCGTCGCCGCAGCGCAACTGCATCGCGGCCGACCACACTGCCTGCAATCCTGAGCCGCACAGTCGGTTGACTGTGTACGCCGGCACATGCGTGGGCAGACCGGCAGCCAGGGCGACGCGGCGGGCGTTGAAGGTGTCGGCGCCGACCTGGCCGAGGCAGCCCATGACGACCTCGTCCACCTCGGCGGGATCGACGCCGCTGCGACGCAGCGCCTCGCGAGCGGCCGTTGCTCCGAGCTCGTGGGCGGGTACTGGGCTCAGGGTGCCGCCGAAACTTCCGACGGGAGTGCGTGCGCCGTTCAAGATGACGATCCGCTCGTCCTGCATGGCGCCTCCTTTCCGGGGACGGATCCGGTTCATGCGGTGCGGGTCGAGGCTCGGAGGGCCGTCTTCGACAGCTTGCCTGTGCCGGTTTTCGGCAGGGTGGTCATGAAGACGAACTCATCGGGCAGCCACCACTTCGCCACCAGGGGAGAGATGTGCCGCAGCAGGTCCTCGGCGCTGGTGGTACTGCCCTCGCAGAGGGCGACGTAGGCGACGGGTCGCTCGGTCCAGCGCGGGTCAGGTCGGGCAATCACGGCGACTTCGACGACGTCGGGATGGGAGGCGATCGCAGTCTCCAGCTCGACCGAGGAGATCCATTCACCTCCGGACTTGATCAGATCCTTCATCCGGTCCACGAGCCGGAGGTAGCCGTCGGCATCGATGGTTGCCAGATCGCCGGTGCGCAACCATCCGTCTTCGGTGAAGCTGTCATCTGCCTCGACACGGAAGTAGCCGTCCGCCACCCAGGGACCGGCGACCTGCAGTTCGCCGACGGAGTGGCCGTTACGGGGCAGCTTCTCACCGGTCTCGATGTCCAGCAGCCGCATGCTCACCAGCGGGAGCGGCTGCCCCTGGGCGGCACACACAGCGATTTGCTCCTTGGCGCTGAGCCGCCGGTGCTGGCTGCGAGTGCCGCCGATGGCGCCGACCGGGCTGACCTCGGTCATCCCCCACGAGTGTGTGATGGGCACACCGACGGCAGTGCGATAGGCCTCCGACAGCGAGTCCGGGACTGCGGACCCACCGCCCAACAGGAACCGCACGGCGCTCAGGTCGTGAGCCGAGAGCTCAGGAGTCAGGCTGGTCCATACAGTCGGGACTGCTGCGGCGATGCTCACCCGCTCGGTCTCCATGAGCCGGAGCAGATGCCCGGGCTCAGCTGACGGTCCCGGCAGCACGAGCGAGGCCCCAGCCATCATTGCGCCGTAGGGCAGACCCCAGGCGTTGGC includes:
- a CDS encoding thiolase family protein, which encodes MQDERIVILNGARTPVGSFGGTLSPVPAHELGATAAREALRRSGVDPAEVDEVVMGCLGQVGADTFNARRVALAAGLPTHVPAYTVNRLCGSGLQAVWSAAMQLRCGDAEIALAGGDESMSRMPFYDFGARSGYRLRHRELADGTLMMLTDPFHNIPMGITAENVAEKYNVSRQEQDEFAVESQSRCAAASASGVFADEIVPVEITGRRTQIVNQDEHPRPGTSLATLRTLRPAFRAGGTVTAGNSSGINDGAAALVVARESAAITRGLSPLVALEAVAAAALEPELMGYAPVLALRKLFKKTGTTPSDIDVFEVNEAFAAQAVACIRDAKLDPARVNPYGGAIALGHPVGATGAILTLRIAQDLVRRDLELGVVTLCIGGGQALAALFRRL
- a CDS encoding long-chain fatty acid--CoA ligase, producing the protein MLNPDDNIGLDEAMTGLMQPRPLTIPHILERAELLYSHKLVVSSGSEQLTYADVTDHARRLATVLERLQVPRGARVATFASNNRRHLELYLAVPATKRVLHTINIRLSAEHIEFIVNHAEDDVVFVDRALLPRIWPSVERMPRVRHWVVLPDGSDVAIPSDPRICDYDELISSADAFTGSFEQAFTLADEHLASGLCYTSGTTGPPKGVLYSHRSTVLHCLGTLAAGFIGLSENDVVMPIVPMFHANAWGLPYGAMMAGASLVLPGPSAEPGHLLRLMETERVSIAAAVPTVWTSLTPELSAHDLSAVRFLLGGGSAVPDSLSEAYRTAVGVPITHSWGMTEVSPVGAIGGTRSQHRRLSAKEQIAVCAAQGQPLPLVSMRLLDIETGEKLPRNGHSVGELQVAGPWVADGYFRVEADDSFTEDGWLRTGDLATIDADGYLRLVDRMKDLIKSGGEWISSVELETAIASHPDVVEVAVIARPDPRWTERPVAYVALCEGSTTSAEDLLRHISPLVAKWWLPDEFVFMTTLPKTGTGKLSKTALRASTRTA